Proteins encoded by one window of Thermodesulfobacteriota bacterium:
- the lptE gene encoding LPS assembly lipoprotein LptE — translation MRRLPALFVILLLAIAAAGCGYSLQPEGGGRFSDPSIRIDLPPFLNDSTEPDAGAHIAAKLREELRLRGFQGSFGRPGADFLLEGKVRGIREEVFSKASDRFALENRLTLVVDIRIVEIRGGAPIWKGAGLSETASYYSGTDAQYTEANRRAAFEETVRRLVVRMAQTIRLIL, via the coding sequence ATGCGCCGCCTGCCCGCCCTTTTCGTCATCCTCCTGCTGGCCATCGCGGCTGCCGGCTGCGGCTACAGCCTGCAGCCCGAAGGGGGAGGAAGGTTCTCCGATCCGTCCATACGCATCGACCTGCCGCCGTTTCTGAACGATTCCACCGAGCCTGACGCGGGAGCTCATATCGCGGCGAAGCTGCGCGAGGAGCTCCGGCTGCGCGGATTCCAGGGCTCCTTCGGGCGCCCGGGCGCCGACTTCCTGCTGGAGGGAAAGGTACGGGGGATACGGGAAGAGGTGTTCTCCAAGGCCTCGGACCGGTTCGCGCTCGAAAACCGGCTCACCCTTGTCGTGGACATCCGCATCGTCGAGATCCGGGGAGGCGCGCCGATCTGGAAGGGGGCGGGATTGAGCGAAACCGCCTCTTATTACTCCGGGACGGACGCGCAGTACACGGAAGCGAACCGCCGTGCCGCTTTCGAGGAGACCGTCCGGCGGCTCGTGGTGCGGATGGCCCAGACGATCCGCCTGATCCTGTGA
- the holA gene encoding DNA polymerase III subunit delta: MKRDAEGSFFQGWLGAAPASAYLLYGAGAGLAGLLAAEWERKLRAEGIPFETFRWTMTDFERESPTAAWRSPSFFSRIRIFVLPDLSETKKAHRDEIKSYLESPEPSAMLILHGTDFRQAKTFSGAPNLLSAAPREEQALDALARHATAVAKRSGSAMSRDSAAFLARWTGGSFEALDAELGKVLAFAAGREAVTEEDIRAVCVFRGEVNPFHLAEALVRKDAAACLAMLRRFSESAKDEEYHQLTGAIAWHLRERVRGKGGAVAPARAAEIFEALSRIDRELKGESRLSPRQVYEIRLLSVL, from the coding sequence GTGAAGCGGGACGCCGAAGGATCGTTTTTCCAGGGGTGGCTCGGAGCCGCTCCCGCCTCCGCGTACCTGCTGTACGGCGCCGGAGCGGGGCTGGCGGGGCTGCTGGCCGCGGAGTGGGAGCGGAAGCTGCGCGCCGAAGGGATCCCCTTCGAGACGTTCCGCTGGACGATGACCGACTTCGAGCGGGAGTCCCCGACGGCCGCGTGGCGATCCCCGTCCTTCTTCTCGCGCATCCGGATTTTCGTGCTCCCGGACCTCTCGGAGACGAAGAAGGCCCACCGGGACGAGATCAAGTCCTATCTGGAATCGCCGGAACCGTCCGCCATGCTGATCCTGCACGGGACCGACTTCCGGCAGGCGAAGACGTTCTCCGGCGCGCCCAACCTGCTCTCGGCCGCCCCGCGGGAGGAGCAGGCGCTCGACGCTCTTGCGCGGCATGCGACAGCCGTCGCGAAAAGATCGGGGAGCGCGATGTCCCGCGATTCCGCCGCGTTCCTCGCCCGGTGGACGGGCGGCTCCTTCGAGGCGCTCGACGCGGAGCTGGGGAAGGTCCTGGCGTTCGCGGCGGGAAGGGAAGCGGTCACGGAAGAGGACATCCGGGCCGTGTGCGTCTTCCGGGGCGAGGTGAACCCTTTTCACCTTGCGGAGGCGCTGGTCCGGAAGGATGCGGCGGCGTGCCTCGCCATGCTCCGGCGCTTCTCGGAATCCGCGAAGGACGAGGAGTACCACCAGCTCACCGGGGCGATCGCCTGGCACCTCCGGGAACGGGTTCGCGGAAAGGGAGGAGCGGTCGCGCCGGCGCGCGCCGCGGAGATCTTCGAGGCCTTGTCGAGGATCGACCGGGAATTGAAGGGGGAGAGCAGGCTCTCCCCCCGGCAGGTCTACGAGATTCGGCTGCTGTCGGTCCTTTAG